The sequence below is a genomic window from Lytechinus variegatus isolate NC3 chromosome 3, Lvar_3.0, whole genome shotgun sequence.
aatCCGCTCGTTGATAATCCATCTTTAATGGATGTCGATAGACTTACATTCAGAGACACAAGTTCTATGCGGATAAAAACATGGTGTTCTATAATTTAAACAATTGAAGAAAATTGTTTGACAACTCCTGTCAACACAATGAGTGAATTGAAAATTATTAAATCATGtgcatcataaaaaaaaaatcaagcaataTAAAACTCATCATTTGTACATTATTTATAAAGGACGTTTTATGGCCAGAGTTTCAGTAATGCTTTGTCGCCCGATTTCATGACTATTATTCACTTAAATGCTTGATTACAAAGGACACTTATCAACTTTTCGTCAGTCTTGTTCTCATGGACCACCTGGGCCTCCAGGACCATCAGGACCTGCAAGTAGTCCTGGTGATAGTGAACTGCTAGAATATAACAACTGGAAACAGTGTGCCTGATACTCCGCTAATGGCAATGACTATGACACTATCTATGTGAGTATTACTTAAAGTGCTATTTGTGATAACAATGACGACGATGACGGCGgagatgatgataacaatgagtAATAGATTAATGTTGTTGGAACAAATTTAAAcgccaaaaaaaaattcaatctgTATTCCTGTAGTTAGAAAATATCAAGTAATATTTGAGTTGATTTGTGATAAAATTAGATTGACAAAGGTATAccaaggtaataataataatgataatatgcaattttttatatagcgcttaatacaaatgtttctaagcgctgcatactattaacCCGGCTtaagcacggctaccctgatcgggcacatcaagcattcaaggaattctttcctacctggtacccattaactacacctgggtcgagagtggctaatgtagataaacgccttgccaaaggacgctatactgctgtgatgggatttgaaccccggaccttctggttcacagtccggagacttatccactgagccacagcaCCTCTACATAGGTAGATCATAGGACAGTGTGGAGTCGGACTCATTGGAGTGTAACATAAAAGCTAATCTTTGCCTTTTGACACCTTATACCACCTTAAATGTATGGATTTATACGTTGTGATATATCTCTTCATTCTCTAAATAATTATGacataattttgtattcattattcCTGACACACATGGGCCCCATCCACCTTGAtggcaaatattttattttgattttccacATTTCATCTAAACTTACAGACCTGTACTTTTACGAAGAGAAACAGTGACTCTGCTCTCTGGGTCTACTACGGTGGAAACCTTCGTCTTTATGGATGTAGTGGATGCTGTAAAAGATGGTATTTTACTTTCAATGATAATGAATGTTCACCTACACCTATTGATGGTATAGTCTACCAAGCCAATACATACTTCATGAACCTGCACAGGCACGGAAGTATTTCAGGTAAATATAATCACAATGGTAAATACCCTTCACATGTGTCGTGAATTTTCTTATTGAATATGGTTTCAGCAcgttcattcaattttttaaggaaaaatataaTGGTACCTAAAATTGATATACAATTTCTATAATCTCTGGGACCTGTTGATTATGACATcgatttttttccatcacggtATCACTTTGTTATTCGAAAGCAATGATATTCAAGCCAAAATTCAGGACGTGTAACTTCTTACACTCGAAGAACCATGATGGATAAAAGAGTatttttattcacaaaaacaaaatgatcatTGCATCAGTCCTTACAAAATCAATATCAAGCAGATCTAGGAAAGTGTGAATAAACtctgtgtgtgtttttttttaaacatttcttgtgtatacttaaACCGAGCTTTAAATCATCACTGTAAAtcacattttgaattttcactATTTCAACATTACTCCAGTATTATACGTTGCTGACAAATTCAATGTTGGTGATTCGCGTCCGGGATGCATGGGAACTAAGATTCTTACACAGGATGGAACAGCGAATCACGAATCATCATCAAGGAGGTCCCAAATTCAATACCAGCCTGATGGGAGCAGTGTTGTCGGTATTGTTATGTCACTCACCATGGACTTGTGAACTTACACCGTGATCTAGACGATCACCAAGGTTCAGAAACCATGTACGTGACGTGATCTATTTTGGAGGGATAGCATTCATCCCACCGCTACCACCATAATAGTTGCAGGGTGACGTTGGAAACCACACCACGATCTTTGGATATCAGATCAACTAATAATGCAGAATTAGAAGGTAATCTTCTTGTTGTTATGTCAATACAAATGAGATTCATTCAAACATTATGCGTATGCTTATTATTGTGTTTTAAAAGTAAAAGGAATGACGAAAGTATTGATTATTCCCAATCATCCGTTTTCCTTGCAACAGTTTGTGAGAACGCAAGAATGAAATTTCCATGACTAGGTTCCTGTCAACGATTCTTCATTCATATGTCCTCATACTTTGAATATGGTTATCGTGTTGATGGTCTTCAGCAGTGTGTTCACTAATTCTTGACCATTATATTACATAACCTTGATTGTATTCAATAAATATTTCGTTACCTTTACAAAATATCCGGAATTTTCAAATGATGTATTGTTATCAAAATGAGATATGTATGATGATTACATGCATACTAGCATTATTTGTGTTTCACACATTatgttgtcaaatgaaatatgaacaGGGGTGGCATCGAGGTATTTGGATTTTGGAAAAGATGACCTAGATTCAACGTCACCTGTTTTCTTAATAATTGATGACCAAGGTGATAATAGCGTTGAATGACCCAGACGCTTTTATATACCTCTTACCCCTCCCTATTCTTCtactttccccctttttaacaACTTTAATAGTCAAAGGGGCGCTcgtattgaattgaatattatcTTTAGGTAACCTCTCCtcctataaaaatattaatagatATCTTAACAGAGAGCCACTTAATAGAATTCTTTAACAAGAATGTCGTAATCTTTTCAATAGTTTTAACAtaattctgattttaattttgacaaaaattgaattaaatgccCCTTTGACAAGTATAATGTATTTTCTACGTTAATTttaatcgattttttttacagtgtactgcCGCCCCAGGTGAGCCTTAATCTAGGAATACATAATTGTACGGTAAACTTTATTACTGCGCGATCGTTTctattattgaaaatatcatatccccttatatacataattatatttggAAGTAAAACTAACTCTTGAGGTTATAAAGGTTTCTGTCGATGGTGTCGACAGATTAACGCTGCCTTTACTTGATGACGAAACAACGTTAACAAAGTATTGTATTGATCCGcctacattcgtaattccgaaggttccgatattccgaagtttcgttattccgaaggttcgtaattccgaaggttcgttaatccgaaaacgaaatgaggttcattagtccgaaaacgaagtgaggttcgttaatccgaaaacgaattgaggttcgtaattccgatggttcgttagtccgaaaacaaaaatatgattaacgaaccttatttcgttttcagactaccgaaccttcggaacaatgatacttatttcgttttcggattaacgaaccttcggaacatcgaaccttatttcgtttttggaataacgaaccttcagaataacgccacaaatgttcggattaacgaacccttttacgtttacggaaaacgaacatcgaggtataggcaatttacgtgtttcggaattacgaacctttggaataaagaaccttcggaattacgaagtgtaaccgtattGATCATCCTTGCCAAATTGTTGCGTCCATGTATGTTAGACAGTATACATCCTTCATCGTTAAGAAATCTACGGctaaatttattgatttgtatATCTGCACAATAGTACAGAGCCTTCTGTATAGTGAATCCATAGATAAGAGTATAGTGTGAGTAGATGTCCATTCCAGTGAAGAATGAATAACTAGCAACGAAAATACGGAATTCTTGGGTTTGAGCTATGTGAATAAAACTCATTAGGATATATTGTACAGGATAAAAGTCTGCAAAACACAATGGAATCCTGTAAATATCTAGAGAAATCTTCAGGATCTTCAATAATGTTCTTCTTGATGATACTGACGTATGGCGTCATGACTGTGAACGGCTGGGGAGCGGTAAGGTTTAAAGACGTGATAGGATATTGATTCTGATTCCACATTATTTAAGAATCACAGATACGATTGTTGATCCAAAATATTCTGAAGTGACAATATGAATATAAACTTACGATATAATTTACATTTgctttgatttcatttcatcgTTCAGCTCTATAATATTCACTGATTAAAAAGCCCTTTTCGACACAAAGGCTAAAGTATGTATTCGATTGTCAGATTATATTATTCTGCCGTAATAGGCCCTATACTTTTGGCTTCCTATTTCAGAATAATAAAAAGTCTTGAAAGTTTCTGTACTTGGAAGAATGTTCACTAAGGAAAATGATGGCTAAAATCAGCTAAATGGGATTTCAAAGAAATCGTATGAACACGAGACGTGTACTTTATGACTAAGAATATTTTGTAACCACTTCTTCCTCTTCGAATCCagaatatttttgtataaaggttaaacacttttttttattccacatTGAAAAAACGTTTTGATCAAAACTGTCCTTCCTCGTCTccaaataattcaattcaaaacaatttaagGTTTATTATGGCATGGGTCGCAGCCCATCGGCTGAATTAGTCGTGTATACATTAAAGAATCATATGATATTTAaaacattataatcatcatcgtaAATGCTGACACAGGAATAAAGGTAAGATTGATTAGGCAACAGCAAacaattacatgaaaaaaatcgaGGGAGGgtcaaaaattaataaaagaaataaagaacgGGTTATAAAAGTACATGCTCATGTTGCTAAATAAAGAGGTTTTGGAAAAGGTCATTGGTTTAAGATAAAAGTggtattttcctttttcataGCAAAAATAATATTGCTAGGATTTGTGATTTAGCTTTAAAGGGAGTAGAGCTCATATTGATAGGTGTCTCTATAATTTGTATTCCAGACATGTTCTCAGGGACCACCGGGACCACCTGGGCCTCCAGGACCATCAGGACCTGCAGGTAGTCCAGGCGATGGTGAAATGCTAGAATATAACAACTGGAAACAGTGTGCCTGGTACTCGGCTAACGGAAATGATTATGACACTATTTACGTGAGTAGAATCGTTAGAGTACTCTTGGTAATTTTGAACAGTTGAAGGTGGAAAGTtgaagtagtagttgtagttgtagtagtagtcgggggggggggtagaagtagtagcaccagcattgtattattaatattattattcttattatcattatcattgttgttgttgttaatattattactattatcattttattattattaatgttataataattattatcgttattatcattatacatgtattattactattatctttatcatgattattctcACCactaatgattattattatttttatcattgtcgatgttgttgttttgttattttatttatgcTTTTCAACTCAAAAGACAAGATTATTAATATAACGCACAATCAAGGCAGGTataattttgtgtaatttaaataaaaaaatgataccagATTTTAAAGATACCTAATACGGATATTCAAACATATAAAgacaaatgataaaatacaattattttctttcttgatttCGGTGTGGTATCACTTGCAGACCTGTACTTTTACAAAGAGAAAAAGTGACTCTGCTCTCTGGGTCTACTATGGAGGCAACCTTCGTCTTTATGGATGTAGTGGATGCTGTAAAAGATGGTATTTTACTTTCAATGATAATGAATGTTCACCTACACCTATTGATGGTATAGTCTACCAAACAAACACGAACAACATGAATCTTCACAGACATCGAAGCATTTCTGGTAAGAGTAAAGTCATGCAGGAACAGGCAGACAGATGTTGTCTTTTATGGTCATTGCCCCGCCCCGAAAAACTTCCATGACAGAGAGAAAacctatttaaaaaatataaaaataaaaaaagaaagtaaaatgaaagggcaaagggtgaaatatgagaTTTCTTTCTTGATATTATGTTGAATCCTGTCACAAAATTAGCCTTTTGCTCCCTCGCGCCTAttcatggaagaaaaaaatcaaggtaCGTAATATTATGCCACCATTTTTGCTCATTATGCCACCAAAGATTTGTATCAAAGATATTCTTCTGACGGTCAGTCACATAGTCAAGGATTGGAATCCTTTCGCAAAACTTATATCGTTTTGCATGAAATTAATCTGCACTTTCCTCACTCGATCCTGTACAGGTGAATGTAATcctgacaatattttttaatgggtGATGGTATAAATTATGGAGAAGACATGTGAGTGTCGTATTTGATGTGTTTCAAGTAGGCCCTGATAATGTACAACAACAAATTCAAGAAAAAGACGATTATATCATAATGACATCGATTATAGTAATGCTTTTGTCTTTATAAACTTAGGATACTGTCACACGGTCGGAGCTGGATCAGTCAATGTGAAATTTTTGGTAGGAGACTGCCCGGGATTTGGGAACTACGATGCATACACAGGGTGGAACAGCGCATCACGAATCATCATCAAAGAGGTCCCTAAATCATCGTATGGATACTAGTTTGATTAATAAAGTTTGACAATGAACTCGCAGAAATGGAAGAGCAACATTACTGCTGGTTTTAATTGACCAAAGTCAGATTAGATTAGATCGTGTGTTCCCAACAAGTTTCTTTTCAGCCCATTGTAGGATATAAAATCTGGAAAGATTATTCGGATCGTGTGctcccaaaatatatttttttttatttaacagcTTCATTATCACAGACCCCCACCTACCAAGACCGATGACAAGAAgataactttttgtttttaattttctgatttGCTATTCGGAAACATGATTCGTTTCTCGATATGTCGAAGGACAATAGCTACATGATTGGGGTACGAACCCATATTGATGCATCTCGTCTATTTGGAATGTTGAATCCACAGAAAAACTTACTATTTCTGACAATTAACCTGAGGAAATAGGTTCGAAAAAAGCTACCTATGAATGATAATTTATGGTCaaattgataattttcaaaaaattattaatttgtcATTCAGATAATAGTTTTGATATCTACTTCAGATATGGACAAATTGTTTGGTGATTTTCTGGTTAAATCTGAGGTTGACGTggttggtgtttttttttcttcataattacATGTTGAGTTATGACTCATTCTGATATTATCGGATTGttagatttcttttatttcaaaactttcaggaagttattttgttattctaaaaaaattgtagattacATTGATTGTGTTTCAATCATTCTTTTCATCGTTATAGTAAATATATCATTGTTGGTAATTCATTCGTTCTTAATTCTTTCTAGGTATCTCGTTACGTCTGCATGTCTGTTATTGGTAGTATACAGATTTTGTTCAATCACTTCATAAgattaaagaataaacaaattgttgtcattattcatgttattgttAAGGCGTGAAATAATCCGTTTATGTAAGTTTATAACGTCAAAAACCCAAGTTTATGCCTGAAGGGTTAAACATGTGAATGTAAAGATTCTGATACATTCTAATAAGACCAAAATAAATGgggacagagagagaaagagagcgaGGGGGTCAGGTgggaggaaaaaagagaggggagaaAAGAGGGGAAGGGTTGGGGAAGAGAGGAGAGAGACACTGGAAAATATGGTCTTATGCATACAAGGTGGGAAAAGGAATATCACTTTGATCTATACTGTGAAAATCATAGGCGAACTTCAATTGTAAACCGGAAAATGTATGCATGACAATAAATAAACACTCAGAAAAGAACAAGAACCTAAGCAAATGGTCAGATGCATAAAGAGTGGCAATTGACTCAAGCACAAGTAATTGCTAGCCAAGGAAAAGATCATGCCTAAGcgattgctttatttcgtatgCATAAATCCCTTTACTTGCAGTAGGAAAGCAGCTGCTAACGTCACACTGTGCAAACGCGACTCGCAGAACAAAGGTGGGACTCGAGTGCAAATGTGTGGTATAGTGCAAAATACTGCATCTCTCATGTAACATCTTTTCCGTAGATGTGATGTCAAACGTTTCCTTTGATTTGTTTCTATTATTTCTAATAAATGCATATAGTTAGCGTTATGTTTGCACTCACTTTGGAAgaatgtatgtacatgtgtaaATCTTTAGGTTCTATCTCAGTTGCATAAACATGATTATAAATCGCAAAAGCCCTGATCAAGCAAACACGgagcttgtaaaaaaaaaactacaagcAAATGCTTAAACCATGGAGGTAGAATGCTTTAAGTATAGTGTCTGCACATTGGAGTGCTGAATTATAATGATTCAAGTTTTAGTAGAAAATCAGCACTTGGAAGTGCTAGTCACTATATAAactctttaaagggatggtccgggatgaaaatatttgtatatgaataaatagcgtAAAAATCACacagcaaaatactgaaaattcatcaaaatcggatagcaaatagtgaagttattgaattttaaagtgaagtaatattttgtgaaaacagtgatatgcacatcgtcatgaatattcattaggtgggctgatgatgtcacatccccaccttcccttttcttatgttattatatgaaatgattcattatttcatacatatgttaatgaaataagttgcagcaatgattaTCTATTGCACTTGATCAATTTTCGATccaatatcttaagattttgaagaaaaaaatgaatgaacctaatctcatatgataaaatacaaaagaacaaatggggGTATTACATCATCAATTTggtcattgaatattcatgaagacaagcCTAGAACTATTTCACCGGAATAgtgaaaaatttaaaatgtcataactttattattccttgtccgattttgattaaattgtcagtgttttgtttgtcagattttctctatctgttcaaataatattatcctcagcctggagtatccctttaaatgCTGAATAAgcacctcattttttttcatagtgggccaatatattttgaagtaaaaaaagtAACTCTGGCGattataaagtttttttttatttgatggtGTCTAGAGATTACCGTTGTCTTTATTTAAACCCTGATGACGATACTTGCTCTGagtatattgattatttttgccAAATTGGTGCATTCATGTACATCACTTACTTTATTGATTTAAGTCGTATATCTGCCCAATAATACAGAACCTTATGACATAATAGACAAGAGTATGGAGTGAGTAGACATCTATTCCCGGGGAGTTATGCTTGGAGTTATTAGTAACAAACTTACGAAAATACAAACTTCTCGGGTTTGAGATATGTGGATATAACTCACTGGGAAATTTTGTAAAGGAGAAAAGTTTGCAAAACACAATGGAATCCTGTAAATATCTAGAGAAATCTCCAGGATCTTCAATGATGTTCTTATTGATGGTATTGACGTATGGCGTCATGACTGTGAACGGCTGGGGAGCGGTAAGGCTTTAGACAGGATAGATTCTCATTCACATTGCTTCATTTAAGAATTTTTAGACAATTGTACGTCCAATATATTCTGAAGTGACAATATGAATATAAACTAcgaaatacattttatttgatcttatTTCATTGCTCAGCTCTAATATTTACTGTAAACAAAAACTGAGTTATTCGACACAGATGCTAAAGTATGCATTCGACTGTAAAATTATTCTACCATAATAGACTCTATACATTTGGCTTTATCTTTCAGAATAATGGAAAATCTAGAATATAGTTTATCAAATCGAAAATATGTTTAATGAGgcatatgaaaaatgaaagtaaaatgagCTATTCAGGTTTTCTTATAAATCGTATAACCATGAACCCCTTTGTGATTTATGACTTAAAACTTGATCCTCTTGGAATCCAGATTATTTTGTATAAACTTCaaacattttaagcattttgttgATACCATATTGAAGAAGTGTATGTTTATAAAAATTATCCTTCCTCGTCTCCAAATAATTTAATCCAATTCAATCTAGTTCAATCTAAATTTTATTAAAGCATGAGTCGTATAGCCCAACGACTGAATTGGTCATGTATGAACTAATAAATCGactcataaaacaaaaattatctacATTAGATTCTGGAGTAAGAATATGCAATTAACGAAATAAAATCACTAAAGAAGCAGCAATGAATTATATATGAAAATCAGAATAAAGGAGGGGTCgaaattgaaaaatagaaataatgatcAGAGGTCCTACAAAGCTTAGCAAGGATCAAAGAACCATTTATTAATATTGATCgcattgactataatgtacgatcaatcgtaaaaattcagcgtacgattaatcgctaatctttgtgtacGGGACCCAGATTATGAAAGtcacaaaaaaagtttggaaaagCTTTAACAATATATGGATATTAAGCACTGTAAGATAAAAGTGTTTTTTCCTTATTTAAGCTTGATAATGCAAGTAATTACGATATTGCTTTATAAAGTGCATTGGGCTCATAAACTTGCCTCGTATTGATTGGCATCTCTGTAATTTGTATTCCAGACATGTTCTCAGGGACCACCGGGACCACCTGGTCCTCCAGGACCATCAGGACCTGCGGGTAGTCCAGGCGATGGGGAACTCCTTGAATATAACAACTGGAAACAGTGTGCCTGGTACTCTAATAACGGAAATGATTATGACACTATTTACGTGAGTAGAATTATTACAGcgctctacagtgcgtatcaaaaaaaagtttacactttgaaaaagccctgggaattaaaaaatataccagatgtggataattttttcacatattatgtttggtttgggtctcatctatccaataaaagtaaaggttttgacagaatgttacacttgagggAGCACTGTCCACTTTTGTAAaactcgcagaaatctgtttgcgcaaaAATGCTCGTTtttacgctgtgtcaaggggaaagggcaaaatcaaacttaccctgcgaaacatttctcatacatttcctttgcacttttagtcgaaagaaataaaaaatggacacatgcaagcattttgtaacaattttgccaccaaaattgaaatttcaacacttaataagcataacctttaccctttttgtgccagctggatctgaggacataactaaaaatctgaataaaagtttatatcagacatctccagcatttttttttattttttatcattttccctttaatacttgtttctccacactttttccaagcttaacaatgatgaacaaatgaaaatcaagccgaagcaatttcatgtaaatgacagctcagtgtaaagcaaatatcgttgagatagcctcggtgtgtgggggagtgggatggggcgcaatgctctcttcaaagtgt
It includes:
- the LOC121410800 gene encoding collagen triple helix repeat-containing protein 1-like, with protein sequence MESCKYLEKSSGSSIMFFLMILTYGVMTVNGWGATCSQGPPGPPGPPGPSGPAGSPGDGEMLEYNNWKQCAWYSANGNDYDTIYTCTFTKRKSDSALWVYYGGNLRLYGCSGCCKRWYFTFNDNECSPTPIDGIVYQTNTNNMNLHRHRSISGYCHTVGAGSVNVKFLVGDCPGFGNYDAYTGWNSASRIIIKEVPKSSYGY